The following coding sequences lie in one Rhizobium rhododendri genomic window:
- a CDS encoding efflux RND transporter permease subunit, which translates to MSGIDPSQTAQPKDSNFFSFFIDHPVATGLIMAGIFLVGAICYPLMPVSALPQIDFPTIQIAASLPGASPETMASSVAQPIEEALSRVSGITEMTSSSSLGTTSITIQFALSQDIQTAASDVQTAISEASATLPKDMPSLPTVRKVNPADAPVMQLSATSDTLTLPELDEYIERNVATKIGQVSGVAYVNIGGKQKPAIRIGVDPGRLAQSDVTLEDVRSAIGNLSLSAPKGNIDDPTRTFPIYTNDQITKSADWNDAVIAYRNGGPVRIRDIGAAVDGAEDSKMAHWTNGERGIALDVFRQPGANVIGVVDAIKSQLPALQASLPRAIKLELVTDRTSTIRASVEDVQFTLMLTIGLVVLVIFLFLRDIRATIIPALTLPIALVGSLAPMWVLGFSLDNLSLMALVVAVGFVVDDAIVMLENITRLIEEGLEPKEAARKGAREIGFTIISISLSLIAVLIPILLMGGIVGRMFREFAVTLTIAIAISAFVSLTLTPMLASRFIRSVPKEQHGRLYRMGEAFFDWLLSLYARSLARVLRHPYVTLTVFLGTIALTGYLFYIIPKGFFPEQDTGFIAGQSQASPDISYTEMAKLQERVSAIILKDPAVYSVFMDVGGGNGGNALNQGHVNITLKPLSERDASAKEVIQRLGIALNQQQGIKLLMQSAQDINIGARPAKTQYQYTLQDGNISELSQWATKVTNKLQSLPELRDVGNDQQAEAPNLSIHIDRAAASLYGVLPATIDDTLYDAFGQRQVASYSTQTDTFHVILEVLPDLQRKIATLDQLSVRSSSGTLVPLSVVAKWTTNGVSPVSISHQGQSPAVTISFNLAPSVALGQATQAIEAAVQGLQPPASLQASFSGSAKAFQESLATVPLLILASLIVVYIILGVLYESLLHPLTILSTLPSAGLGALAALMISGFDFGLVAMIGVILLIGIVKKNGIMLVDFAIQAEKDEGLTSEQAITKAAHLRFRPILMTTMAALLGGIPLAIGHGTGSELRQPLGYAIVGGLIVSQILTLYTTPVIYLLLDRLGKRRANSNPELKAGAASPA; encoded by the coding sequence TCGCCGGAGACGATGGCATCGAGCGTTGCCCAGCCGATCGAGGAGGCGCTTTCCCGGGTCAGCGGGATCACCGAGATGACATCGAGCAGCTCGCTCGGCACCACGTCGATCACCATCCAGTTCGCGCTCAGCCAGGACATACAGACAGCGGCGAGCGATGTGCAGACGGCGATCAGCGAGGCGTCCGCAACGCTTCCGAAGGACATGCCGTCCCTGCCAACGGTCCGGAAGGTCAATCCCGCCGATGCGCCGGTCATGCAGCTGTCGGCGACCTCGGACACGCTGACGCTACCGGAGCTCGACGAGTACATTGAACGAAACGTCGCCACCAAGATCGGCCAGGTTTCCGGCGTTGCCTATGTCAATATCGGCGGCAAGCAGAAGCCGGCGATCCGCATCGGTGTCGATCCCGGTCGCCTCGCGCAATCAGATGTGACGCTGGAAGATGTCCGCTCTGCCATCGGCAATCTCAGCCTCAGCGCCCCCAAGGGCAACATCGACGATCCGACCCGGACGTTTCCGATCTACACCAACGACCAGATTACAAAGTCGGCCGACTGGAACGATGCTGTCATCGCCTACCGCAACGGCGGGCCGGTGCGTATCCGCGATATCGGTGCCGCCGTCGATGGCGCCGAAGACTCGAAGATGGCACACTGGACGAACGGTGAGCGAGGGATAGCCCTCGACGTATTCAGGCAGCCGGGCGCAAACGTCATCGGCGTCGTTGACGCAATCAAATCCCAGCTTCCCGCCCTGCAGGCATCGTTGCCACGCGCTATCAAGCTGGAACTCGTGACCGACAGGACATCGACGATCCGGGCGTCCGTCGAGGATGTCCAGTTTACGCTGATGCTGACCATCGGGCTCGTGGTGCTGGTGATCTTCCTGTTCCTGCGGGATATCAGGGCAACCATCATCCCGGCGCTTACCCTGCCGATTGCCCTTGTTGGCTCGCTCGCACCGATGTGGGTGCTGGGTTTCAGCCTCGACAACCTGTCGCTCATGGCGCTGGTGGTGGCCGTCGGCTTCGTCGTCGACGACGCGATCGTCATGCTCGAAAACATCACCCGCCTGATCGAGGAGGGTCTGGAGCCAAAAGAGGCGGCCCGGAAGGGAGCGCGGGAGATCGGCTTCACGATCATTTCCATCAGCCTTTCGCTGATCGCCGTTCTCATCCCCATCCTGCTGATGGGCGGCATCGTAGGCCGAATGTTCCGCGAGTTCGCCGTGACACTGACGATTGCCATCGCGATTTCGGCCTTTGTCTCGCTCACGCTGACACCGATGCTGGCGTCGCGCTTCATCAGATCCGTGCCCAAGGAGCAGCATGGACGGCTCTACCGCATGGGCGAGGCATTCTTCGACTGGTTGCTCTCGCTCTACGCCCGCAGCCTGGCCCGCGTGCTGCGACACCCCTACGTGACACTGACCGTCTTCCTCGGGACCATCGCGCTGACGGGGTACCTCTTCTATATCATCCCCAAAGGCTTTTTTCCGGAGCAGGACACCGGCTTCATCGCAGGCCAGTCACAGGCTTCACCGGATATCTCCTACACCGAGATGGCCAAGCTGCAGGAGCGCGTCAGCGCCATCATCCTCAAGGACCCAGCGGTCTACAGCGTGTTCATGGATGTCGGCGGCGGCAATGGCGGCAACGCGCTCAACCAGGGCCATGTCAACATCACGCTGAAACCGCTGTCGGAGCGCGATGCAAGTGCCAAGGAGGTGATCCAGCGGCTTGGTATTGCCCTCAACCAGCAGCAGGGCATCAAGCTCCTCATGCAGTCCGCGCAGGATATCAACATCGGCGCACGGCCCGCCAAGACCCAGTATCAATATACGCTTCAGGACGGCAATATCAGCGAGCTCTCGCAATGGGCAACGAAGGTGACGAACAAGCTGCAGAGCCTGCCGGAACTGCGCGACGTCGGCAATGACCAGCAGGCGGAGGCTCCTAACCTGTCGATCCATATCGACCGGGCTGCTGCCTCGCTTTACGGCGTCCTTCCGGCAACGATCGACGACACCCTGTACGATGCCTTCGGACAGCGGCAGGTGGCGTCCTACTCGACACAGACCGACACCTTCCACGTCATCCTCGAGGTGCTACCAGACCTGCAGCGCAAGATCGCAACGCTCGACCAGCTTTCCGTCCGCTCCAGCAGCGGCACGCTAGTTCCGCTGTCAGTTGTTGCCAAGTGGACGACGAACGGGGTGTCGCCGGTTTCGATCTCTCATCAGGGACAATCGCCGGCAGTGACGATCTCGTTCAACCTGGCACCCTCTGTCGCACTCGGACAGGCAACGCAGGCAATCGAGGCCGCGGTACAAGGGTTGCAACCACCGGCATCGCTGCAGGCGAGCTTTTCCGGCAGCGCCAAGGCCTTCCAGGAGTCGCTGGCGACGGTACCGCTGCTGATCCTGGCTTCGCTGATCGTCGTCTACATCATCCTCGGCGTGCTCTATGAAAGCCTGCTGCATCCGCTGACGATCCTATCGACACTGCCGTCCGCAGGCCTCGGAGCGCTGGCGGCTCTGATGATTTCGGGCTTCGACTTCGGTCTCGTCGCCATGATCGGCGTCATCCTGCTGATCGGCATCGTCAAGAAAAACGGCATCATGCTGGTGGATTTCGCCATACAGGCGGAAAAGGACGAGGGCCTGACCAGCGAACAGGCCATCACCAAGGCGGCGCATCTGCGTTTCAGGCCGATTCTGATGACCACCATGGCAGCCTTGCTCGGCGGAATTCCCTTGGCGATAGGACATGGCACGGGATCAGAACTGCGCCAGCCCCTCGGTTACGCCATCGTCGGCGGCCTGATCGTCAGCCAGATCCTGACGCTCTACACGACCCCGGTGATCTATCTGCTACTCGACAGGCTGGGAAAACGGCGCGCAAACAGCAATCCGGAGCTAAAGGCAGGGGCCGCCTCTCCGGCGTGA